The DNA sequence CCTCCAAATGCGGCCCATGGAGGCCAGGCTGCCAGGCGAGCAGGGTGGAGAGGACACCTGGAGGGGCAAGAAGAACGTCAGCACTCTTAGGAATCCTGGTTTCTTGTCCACTGACCAGGTCTAGGTCTGTGACTCTGAGCACGGAGGAAGGAAAGTGTTCACATCCGTAAGAACATCACCTCCTTTCTTCCGGTTTCATCTTTTTCAACCAGAAAAGTCATACTGGCAACCAAGGCAGTCCAGACCCACTCCTGGGCCGGGCGCGGCAAAGTCACTGGGCCACGAGAGACACCCGATATCCACTCTCTCCTGGCTGTTCTCAGCTTATGCCACGGAGGCCTTTCCATGGAGAGCCACGGTTCTCTTCTGAAACCACCGGAAAGCTGGGATAGTTTCTGTCACTCATAGTGGTCAGGAGTGAGGATATCTTGTGCAAACTCAAGAGTAAACTTTAAATATCtctcacttattttttatttttattttttttgcggtatgcgggcctctcactgctgtggcctctcccgttgcggagcaaaggctccggacgcgcaggctcagcggccatggctcacgggcccagccgccccgcggcatgtgggatcctcccagaccggggcacgaacccgtgtcccctgcattgacaggcggactctcaaccactgcgccaccagggaagcccagaagtctctaattttaatgcatttaaatgTATCAGTCTTTTCTTATGGCTGGAGCTTTTggtgtcttgtttaagaaatccttcTTGTCTATTGTGCTGAAGGTGACCAGATTGTGCTGGAGGCTTGGAGCTGTGCTTCAGGGCATCTTCTTTGGGCCCTGGGTCACACTGCTTCCGCTGTGGGGCAGGCAGGTTCTTCTGGGACCCCAGGCTTGGCCGGGtaggggagggagaggccactTCCGGGGTCCTTCTACCATGGAGCCCAAGTTTCCAAGAAGAGATTTTCCGTGGACCGTGTCCCCACCATTCTTGTGAGTGTGGAAGGTCTTCCCAGTGGATGGGCAGGCCTGTGTCCCAGTGGGCCAGGACCGAGCTACCACCTGTATGGACACTCAGGCAGGGTGGGCTGTAACAGGGGCTGACTCCAGCTCAGAACTGGGATATCTGGTTCCTGAACTGTGGGTCCCTGGAGCAGATGAGGTGGGACAGGGAGAAAACTGGAGGTGGTGGAGCAGTAGGAAACCTCCCATCTGCCCTCTAATTCTGGATTCGAGGGCATGTAATGGCACGATTCTAACCAACTGCCTCAAGCAGAACAGGTGGCAGGTTTACGCCTGTTGGGGGACGGGGAAGATGTCCTGCCTCCTTGGCCCTCACTCCTCAAGGTCACCTGGGTTAGGCAAGGATGTCTCACTGTTCACAGTTCCCTTCCCAGGACCCACGGTGCCTGCCACATGGGAGGCATTAGTAGATATTTGTTCAGTAATACATTGACAATTTTCAAAGAATtgtgtaaaaaaattaattttctggttTCTCCTGAAGAACACTTTTTGTAGCCACTAGGTGGCGGAGTTAATTACATCAAGCTGGCttgtgcgggggtgggggggtggggggaggggtggaattCAGATAGGGAAGCAGGCATTTGAATTTAAattcaatcttgttttaattctgttttgGAGCCTGTTAATTACtaagtttaaaaaacatattgTCCTAAGAAATATTTGCAGGATAAATCTGAGATAAAGACCGTGGTGGATGACTTTCTTTCTCAAGCTAAAGATGGTATGAATTTCTCTTCTACATTGTTTCCAAATTCAGTCATTTTAGGGCTTTGACTAGATgtaaattctttccattctttattcAGTTAAATGAATGTCAACTCAGTTTGCCCTTTTGCTCAGAAGTGATCTTTTACTGTCAGAATGTGGCAACCTCCTTTGTTTATTGCATCTGGCAGATTTGAGTCTCTGGGACTGACCCCTTCCcaagtccccccccccccccccccccccagagctCTTCCTCAGCTTCCATCCCCGTTGATTACCCTCCCTCATTCCGAACAGCTTCAGAGAGTCCTGGATCTtcggttttctcttctgtaggaAATCAGGTATCTTGCCAGCCCtgccttttgtttaaaaaaattttttcaaaagcaatttgtttatttgaaaatacagggcttccctggtggtgcagtggttaagaatctgcctgccaatgcaggggacatgggttcgagccctggtctgggaagatcccacatgccatggagcaactaagcccgtgcgccacaactactgagcctgtgacacaactactgaagcccacactcctagagcctgtgctctgcaacaagagaagccactgcaatgagaagccctcgcaccacaacaaagagtagcccctgctcaccgcaactagagaaaatccatgcacagcaacaaagacccaacgcagccaaaacaaaacaaaacagaacaaaacaacaacaacaacagcaacaacaacaacaaatatatatataaagtacagcTACAATCACAGGCTTGCATCAAAGAGGCTCTTATTTTGAGGGGGAAAATGAATGTACACATCTGGAAATGACTTGGAGGTGTTGAGATAGGGATggacaaataatcctaaatttaTCTCCGTATCATTATGAGTTATTATGATAGTAAAACtgtcctttgtttttctgtgtacaggtctgtGAGTTTTAATACATGTATAGATTCCTGTAACCAGTACCATGATCAGGATAAAGAACAGACCATCACCCCCCAGACTCCCTTGTGCCAGCTCTGTTTTTAGTCACACTAAAAtgttgctgtacaatattgtgcttatatttaatgatttaaaaaagcGTGGTGCCACTTTCTCTGGCCATcacagtttctgatgagaaaccaCAGTCATTGGATTACCCTTCTCTATAGGTAATGGGTCATTTTTGTTTGGCTATTTTCAAggctttgtctttagtttttagcagtttgattatgatatATCTAGGCTTGTACTTCTTTGAGCTGGTTCTGTTAAgggttcattgagcttcttgagTCTGTCTGTTTGTGTCTTTCAGCAAATTTGGGAAGTCTTCAACCATATTGAAAAGTAATTGTTTCAGATACCATTTGTTTGCCTCTCCAGATGTCCTTTCCATATTTCTCTGTGCCCCAGAGGGGTGTCGTATACGGATCATATCATTGCCCAATGTCCCATGACTTCCTGTTAGGTTTGGCGAATAGGGAAAACTAGCAAGAGGTAGAAATGGGTAGTTTGGGTATTTATTCCTCAGGATGCCTCGCTGCAGAATCATCTCAGGCTGGCTGTGTTTCTCTGGGAAAGTGAGAGCTCAAATCAAGCACCATCTCCATCAGGTTTCTCTGTCTCTGGCTGAAACACAGTAATTGCTCCCCTTCCTCATTTTTTGGGTTTAGATGATGATACGCTCCCCTCCACCTTGGTTAGCAATCCTGGTATGACAAAATTCATACCAGGGAGTGGGGATCAgagtctctctttctttcatccttcATTCCCAGGCATTTGGGCCTACAGTCCCAGGACCAGCCTCAAAGAGAATCTGTTTTCAAGGCCGGCAACTCTAGACCCAGACTGGCTGTTGGGAGTGGAACGAGCTTTGTAGGTTTGCTGTTGCCTCAttctcctctgcctccctccagCCAAGAGAAATACCCTAAGCAAGAAACTGGGAGCAACAGCACGAGAGTTTATTATCATCATTGCTCAAGAGGGGACATGAAGCAGGCAGGATGGTGAAGGTGAGCAGGAAATGGACCAGAGCAGCTCTGATGGTTGGTGGTGCAGGGCAGTGGCAGTGGCCATGGGGGAAGGATAACTGGGGCCAGGGGAGAGCCTCTCTTCCCGGCCTGGTTCTTCTTCCACGAGGCAGATGCTGGGACACCCAGTCCAGGTGGAGCTCCAGACATGAGTCCTCTGGAGAAGCAGGGCTAATTTCACTCACTCCCAGCAGTTTCTTCCAAGGGAGGGTCTCTTTTCTAAGGGAAAAGGAGGGGGTGGGACAGCCCATGGGGGAGAGAAAGTGTAAATACTCTGTACCAGGGCAGCTTAGTTCTGGAGCCAATCAGATCCACCATCAGCCTCATGGTACCTGATGCAAAGAGCCCCAAGTTCCCACCATGTACATGGACTTCCCTAGCTTCCTAGGgtctctttttcagattttatttttttgatgtggaccaatttttttaaagtctttattgaatttgttacaatattgcttctgttttatgttttggtgttttggccgtgagccatgtgggatcttagctccctgaccagggattgaaccagcagcaccccctgcattggaaggtgaagtcttaaccgctggattgccagggaagtccctcactagGGTCTTTGGACTGGGTGTTACTTGGTCAGGGACAGGGGGTCTCTGGGCTGGGCCACTACTGGGGTGGAAAGACAGGAATGATGCCTCTTGACACTCACTGTAATGACACTTTTCTCCTCCCCAAACCATCCGTTCTCCATTCCTATCTCCCCTGGACAGCACTGCTGccccaaacacacagacacaagcTTTAGGCACTCACCTCCTTAGATCGGTATTTTCTCCAGCAGCACAGACACAGGGGGACCAGAGATGCTAGAAGCAGCAGAGCCCAGACCCCCAACAGCATGGCATTGATGCTTATGAACAGGGCCTGGGGACAGAGGACCGAAGCTATAGGCACCCAGAGAGACTGTTGCCATTTGTGGTCTGTCTTCACGCTGATCATGGCACAGGGTCACTCTCCACCCCATTCATCCCATCCCCAAGTCGGTAgcttctggggtggggggaggctgaaGAAGGAGCCCGGGGTGGGGGTCAGTGGGTGTGGCATGCAGGGAGCGGCCAGTAACCCCTGTCACCGGGTCTCAGCGTCCTCCTCTGAGCAGCGATGGGCTTGGGCTGTGGTCTGGTTCCCTGACAAGCCCAAGACTTGAACATGCATCTAACACCTTCGCAGCTCTTCACGTATTTGCAGTATTAGCTCCTTTATTATGAGTTCAGTGTTTGTATTTCCCACAGATCTGTACCTCCCACAACCATAGGAACCGCTTCTGTTTCGTTCGCTGCCACGCTGTGGTGACGGGAGACATGCTCAAGGCAGAACAGGTCACGCCCTTCTTGGTGGACAGCCTCACTCTCCTCCACTGTCTGACCCTCCCTGCCCTCCGCCTGCTGCCTTCCCCGGCCCGGCTACCTTCAGCATGTTCACATAGGAGGTGCACAGCTGCAGCCTTCCCTCGTCTGCACTCGGAGAGCTGGGGGCCCCGGTGGGCCTCCAGGAAGGGGAGACATCACAGATACCATTAAAGAGAAAATGGTGGTACTCATGGAAACTTCTAGCCCCAATGATGATGGCGGCTGTGGCCGTGGAGAAAGCTGCCAGGGCGAGCAGGGTCCTCAGCAGGGCCTGGTGAGGGCAGTGTGCAGAGACAGACCTTGGAGACTCAGTGTCTCTGGAGCCCAGCCCGGGACGAAGAGCGGGAAGTCTAGTGGAGGGGGCGTGGGATGGGCGGCCCGCTGGGGGTGGCCTCCAGCTTCCGGGGCTGGTGTCAACCCCTCCCCGAACTCACCCAGTAGGTGCCACCTCGTTTCTCATAAATGAAGGCGACAGCTCCAGCCAGCACAGCCTGGGGAGAGATTGAAGCAGCAGGGGTAGCTCGGGGCAGCcgagccccacccccagcagcctgcttctttttccttcctcaagtCCCACAGGCAAAACCAACCGTCCTGCTGGCCTTTCCCCACAGCACCCCACGTGGACCCGAGGTTTTGAGCTGAGCTCTGTTGTCTTCAACGGTGAGGGTATTGAAGGCCGAATCAAACGCCCGAGGCTGCAGGACCCTCTATTTTAGGGACATCAAAACTGCTCATGGTCAAGCCGGGTGTAAGCCCCCCTTTCCTTCTCCAAAACCCTGTCTTTTTAAGCAACACCAGGTGCTTTATGAAAGCTCCAGGGCGGTGGGGTGAAAGGTCCGGGGTGTTGGAGGAGCTCTCAGTACAGGATCAGCATCCGCTGCCTTGGGGTGAGGGCAGGCGCTCGTTCCAACAGCGCTCAGCCTCCCACCCAGCGGGTCTTCCAGGACAGGAAGTCTGGCTGATGCCAAGGGAAAGATGGATCTGAATCCTGTTTGGCAGTTCTGTCGCTAATCTCAGTGTTTTCGGCCGTGGGGTGGATGACGATCATTACTTTGGGCTCCTCTCTTAATCGATATGTGTGTTTTGCTCTTGTTCTGTGAGGGTGGGCAGGACAGAGGGCGCCTCCTTCCTGCTATGATCCGCCCACCCATCTCCTGCCGCAGGTGGCACACGTCCATCTGCTGACATAGCTGCCATTGTCCGGTGAGCCCCCCTGGACTTCCcctgtgtgcagggcctgcagaGGGCAATGGGAAACCACCGGGAGGGGGGGTACATCTCCCTTGTACACACGCTCCAGCACGTTCCACCTCCCTCCATCTCAGTGCAAGTGCCTGGAAATGAGTCCTGTCCTAGATCCTTAGCTGATCTGCTGCTGAAGGtgggagaagaggtgggagaaGCCCGGTGCAGGGACCCGAGAGAGCTGACCGGTGACCGTGGCTCTCCCAGCCCTTAGCTCAGCTGGTTTCCCGTCTGTAGAAACCTGGTGTCAGCCTAGAGATCTGGGAGTCTTTTCAGCTGCAAACAGTCTACATTCTGATGGGGTCGATGGTGGTGGTCTCTCACCTCTGATAGGGGGTCCCTCTGCCCACGGTCCTCCCGCCCCACTCACCACAGCCCCTGTCCAGATGGGGGCTCCCGATCCAGGCAGCGTGGTGTAGTAGGAGATGAAGAGGAATCCCCCCAGGACCCCACTGAACACCCCCAGCATGATCTGCACCGCCTGAAAGATGAAAAACCCAAGAACCCGGATCCCGGGTCCCAGGCCCAGTCTGCGTCTAAGCCTCAGGGGAGTTTTGAGGACTTTCCACTCCATGTACTAAAGGTTAGAACCCTatgaaaggggaagagagagagaagagaggaagagagggggcACGAGAAGGGAGAGgacaggaggggagagaaggcgaggggaggggagagctaGCCCACGCTGGGCCGTGAGAGGATGAACTCCGGGTTCCACCAGCTGGGACTTTAAATGGTCAGGGGCTCCTCTGCACCCTTCAGCCCACAGCCCACCCTACCTACAGCTTTCACTGAGAGGCCAGTAAGTGAAGGAAAGGCCGGAACTTGATCTCTAGGAAGAGCATAAGCATCCCACTCAGAGAGAGGTTGGCTGGGAGAGCGTGCAGCCAGAGGAGGGGGCTTACCCTTCCCAGTCTGGGGAGCCTGGGCGCCCGTCCTCGCCCTACTCACCCAGGAGGCCACCAGCAGCCGGCGGTGGCCCAGGGCCCGGGAGGCGGCGTGCGGCGAGGGCACGTGGGGCTGCAGCAGGGGACACCTACTCAGCAGCAGCTTGGCCAGAGCCGACTCCTGGTGGATGTCCACCTTGATGTAGGTGGGCTGGGGAGCCCCATCTGCCATCTTCAAGCTGGTGGACACCcgcctgggagggaggaagggggcgtCAGGGGGAAGAGTTGGCAGGAGGTTTGCACAGATTCCATGGGAGCTGGCGAGGCCCCCGGTCACAGTGCAGCATCTGGGACCTGCCTTGAGGGGTGTCATGTGAGGGATCCCTGCGTCTGCTGAGGCTGTGGCCACCGCCCAGCCCACTGGAGCTGCCCTCTTCACCCTAGACCTGCTGTGTCTCCCCATCCTCCACCCACGGCCTCAGGGTCTGGACCAAGCAGTGCCCTGGAGCCCTCACCTCTCTCCTTTCTGCTCCCAGCCCGCTTGTGTGATCACGGCCCTCACCCTGGCTTTcccccctgcctctccccctccaGAGCCCTCAGGCTGCCGGACAGAAGAGAGTCCTGGCTGCCTGTTGAACTACTGTTGAGGTATCTGCTTCCCAGCTGAGCCCGGggacccaccccctgcccctacATATCTCCCTTTCCATCAATGGCTACTCAGCCCCACGCTGCCTGTTCAAACTGCGCCCCCCAACCCTCTGCATGAAGCTGTGGGTGCAGATGGAGGCCCAAGGCCAGAATGACTTGACTTCAAACGGGGACGAGGCTGTACCTGGCCTCCACTCCTGCCGCCTTCCTGGATGCATGTCCTCTACACGGTGGTCggtccttccctccccagcaAGTTCTGGGGGGCCTTTGAGGGGGCAGGATGTGGACTCCTCTGGGGAGGGGCCCTGTGAGAAGGGTCTCTGGGAAAAGGCCGCCTGGGCTGAGGGTCTGCCT is a window from the Orcinus orca chromosome 9, mOrcOrc1.1, whole genome shotgun sequence genome containing:
- the TMEM176A gene encoding transmembrane protein 176A; the protein is MADGAPQPTYIKVDIHQESALAKLLLSRCPLLQPHVPSPHAASRALGHRRLLVASWAVQIMLGVFSGVLGGFLFISYYTTLPGSGAPIWTGAVAVLAGAVAFIYEKRGGTYWALLRTLLALAAFSTATAAIIIGARSFHEYHHFLFNGICDVSPSWRPTGAPSSPSADEGRLQLCTSYVNMLKALFISINAMLLGVWALLLLASLVPLCLCCWRKYRSKEVSA